The proteins below come from a single Dermacentor albipictus isolate Rhodes 1998 colony chromosome 7, USDA_Dalb.pri_finalv2, whole genome shotgun sequence genomic window:
- the LOC135908691 gene encoding uncharacterized protein isoform X2, translating into MSSSMKKSTEGSQLSNPAVAARPRQEDNLPTTAANTTAITRHTARSKSTSPKKIGATTSRKIRRHHRKHNKSQPASSQGSISCPSVMPASVTNVATCQATTPVIVHEEAQTAGQPDVPPCTVEGKGASAPEIQRKPVEVGPAPTTSSKALTDYALTAAPGQPRPQKQAHSQVADVYEALGTLALSPQKKSPRHGSLYPFPKLRNVRADPSSSENRPARAAALRNSRWPFDTKVVVVIVMLIMIILASTFFVYKTPKHQRQSSCPTADCEHHRSPRTKPKR; encoded by the exons ATGTCGTCGTCAATGAAGAAGAGTACCGAGGGCAGCCAGCTGAGCAACCCCGCTGTCGCTGCTCGCCCACGACAGGAGGACAACCTGCCCACCACAGCTGCCAACACCACGGCCATTACGCGCCACACGGCAAGGTCCAAGAGCACATCTCCAAAGAAAATTGGCGCCACCACTAGCCGCAAGATAAGACGCCACCATCGCAAGCACAACAAATCCCAGCCCGCATCGTCGCAGGGCTCAATTTCGTGCCCTTCCGTGATGCCAGCCTCAGTGACCAACGTGGCGACGTGCCAGGCGACGACCCCAGTCATCGTG CATGAGGAGGCCCAGACAGCGGGCCAACCAGACGTACCAccctgcactgtggaaggtaAAGGAGCGTCTGCCCCCGAGATTCAACGAAAGCCGGTTGAAGTGGGACCAGCGCCAACGACGAGCTCCAAGGCGCTGACAGACTATGCGTTGACTGCTGCTCCAGGGCAGCCACGACCACAGAAGCAGGCGCATTCCCAAGTCGCCGATGTCTACGAGGCACTTGGGACGCTGGCTCTTTCTCCGCAGAAGAAATCCCCACGGCACGGTTCGCTGTATCCCTTCCCCAAGTTGCGGAACGTTCGCGCTGATCCATCATCTTCCGAG AATCGGCCTGCCCGTGCGGCTGCTCTCAGAAACTCGAGATGGCCGTTCGACACGAAAGTGGTGGTGGTGATCGTAATGCTGATCATGATCATTCTGGCCTCCACCTTCTTTGTGTACAAGACGCCTAAGCACCAACGTCAGAGCAGCTGTCCAACCGCCGACTGCGAGCACCATCG